From one Lycium ferocissimum isolate CSIRO_LF1 chromosome 7, AGI_CSIRO_Lferr_CH_V1, whole genome shotgun sequence genomic stretch:
- the LOC132064384 gene encoding uncharacterized protein LOC132064384 produces the protein MSLVTDEIRASATEFYTGNDICQEKSKFLLTEMGLPNGLLPLQDMLECGYVKETGFVWLKSKKKTEHKFEKIGKFVQYATEVTAYVELHKIKKLTGVKAKELLMWLTPNEICVDDPPTGKIHFKTPTGLSRTFPVSAFELDEPKKEVKEEVKEEVKEKSAAVAAVEVKEV, from the coding sequence atgtctctaGTGACAGATGAGATCAGGGCCAGTGCAACTGAATTCTACACTGGAAATGATATCTGCCAAGAGAAATCCAAGTTCTTGTTAACTGAAATGGGCCTCCCTAATGGCCTACTCCCTTTGCAAGACATGCTAGAATGTGGCTATGTCAAGGAAACAGGCTTTGTTTGGCTCAAATCCAAGAAAAAAACTGAGCACAAGTTTGAGAAAATTGGGAAATTCGTCCAATATGCAACTGAAGTCACAGCCTATGTTGAGCTCCACAAGATCAAGAAACTTACTGGGGTCAAAGccaaagagctactaatgtggCTCACACCTAATGAAATTTGCGTTGATGATCCACCAACTGGGAAAATCCATTTCAAGACTCCAACTGGACTTTCTAGGACTTTCCCTGTATCAGCTTTTGAACTTGATGAGCCCAAAAAAGAAGTCAAAGAAGAGGTCAAAGAAGAAGTCAAAGAAAAGAGTGCTGCTGTTGCTgcagtggaagtgaaagaggtGTAA
- the LOC132064385 gene encoding LOW QUALITY PROTEIN: phenylacetaldehyde synthase-like (The sequence of the model RefSeq protein was modified relative to this genomic sequence to represent the inferred CDS: substituted 1 base at 1 genomic stop codon), whose protein sequence is MGTLNINHELDDQIFNNINPLDPEEFRRQGHRIVNFLADYYQNIEQYPVCSQVNPGYLQKLVPNSAPSDPEPLEKILQDVKRDIIPGITHWQSPNFFAYFPSSGSTAGFLGEMLSVGFNVVGFNWISSPAATELESIVMDWFGKMLNLPNHFLFSGGGGGVLQGTTCEAMLCTIVAARDQMLRKFGRENFGKLVVYASDQTHFSLKKAAHIAGIDPENFRVIPTTKVDEFTLYPKSLRLAILNDIKEGKVPLFLCVTIGTTSTTSVDPLRALCEIAKEFGIWVHVDAAYAGSACICPEFQRFLDGVENANSFSLNAHKWFFSTLDCCCLWVKDPSALTKALSTNPECLRNKATELNQVIDYKDWQIALSRRFRALKLWLVLRSYGVTNLRNLIRSHVNMAKHFEGLIAMDTRFEIFVPXKFAMVCFRISPSVISTKFDHEEEVNKFNTKLVESINSSSQLYLTHGVVGGTYIIRFAIGASLTDYRHVDIAWKMIQDHTNALLNQGSL, encoded by the coding sequence ATGGGTACCCTCAACATCAACCATGAACTTGATGACCAAATTTTCAACAACATAAACCCTTTGGATCCTGAAGAATTTAGAAGGCAAGGTCACAGGATTGTGAATTTCCTTGCTGATTACTACCAAAACATTGAACAATATCCAGTTTGTAGCCAAGTCAATCCAGGCTATCTCCAAAAACTTGTACCAAATTCTGCCCCTAGTGACCCCGAGCCACTCGAAAAAATTCTTCAAGATGTCAAAAGGGATATTATTCCAGGGATAACTCATTGGCAAAGTCCtaatttttttgcttattttccTTCTTCGGGAAGTACTGCTGGATTCCTAGGTGAAATGTTAAGCGTTGGATTTAATGTTGTAGGGTTCAATTGGATATCATCCCCTGCTGCCACTGAACTTGAGAGCATTGTGATGGATTGGTTTGGGAAAATGCTAAATCTTCCCAATCATTTCCTATTCTctggtggtggtggaggtgtACTACAAGGTACAACTTGTGAAGCCATGTTGTGCACTATAGTGGCAGCTAGAGACCAAATGCTGAGGAAATTTGGTAGAGAGAATTTTGGCAAATTGGTGGTTTATGCATCTGATCAGACACATTTTTCTCTCAAGAAAGCTGCCCACATAGCTGGGATAGACCCCGAGAATTTTCGAGTTATCCCAACAACAAAGGTTGATGAGTTTACCTTGTACCCAAAATCGCTACGTTTAGCAATCTTGAATGACATTAAAGAAGGGAAGGTTCCCTTATTCTTGTGCGTGACCATTGGGACAACTTCAACAACTTCTGTTGATCCATTGCGTGCTCTCTGTGAAATTGCTAAGGAATTTGGCATTTGGGTACATGTGGATGCAGCCTATGCAGGAAGTGCTTGTATTTGCCCTGAGTTTCAGCGCTTTCTTGATGGTGTTGAAAATGCAAATTCTTTCAGTCTCAATGCACACAAATGGTTCTTTTCCACGTTGGATTGTTGCTGCCTTTGGGTTAAGGATCCAAGTGCACTTACAAAAGCTTTATCGACTAATCCTGAGTGCTTAAGAAACAAGGCCACAGAGTTAAATCAAGTGATTGATTATAAGGACTGGCAAATCGCATTGAGCAGGAGATTTAGAGCACTGAAGCTATGGTTAGTTTTGAGAAGTTATGGGGTAACTAATCTCAGAAACTTGATAAGAAGTCATGTGAACATGGCCAAGCATTTTGAAGGGCTTATAGCTATGGACACAAGGTTTGAAATCTTTGTGCCTTGAAAATTTGCTATGGTGTGTTTTAGGATTTCCCCATCAGTAATTTCAACCAAATTTGATCATGAGGAAGAAGTGAACAAGTTTAACACTAAGTTGGTGGAATCTATTAATTCATCTAGTCAACTCTATTTGACTCATGGAGTTGTTGGAGGCACTTATATTATTCGATTTGCCATTGGTGCTTCTCTTACAGATTATAGGCATGTTGACATAGCTTGGAAAATGATACAAGACCATACCAACGCCCTACTAAATCAGGGCTCGCTCTGA
- the LOC132064390 gene encoding protein AGENET DOMAIN (AGD)-CONTAINING P1 isoform X2 yields MVKDQDETELLNTYFTNGTEIEISSDEEGFRGAWYEGRVIRPILKKQRRNNNDDDESNKKLRVLVEYKTLMADKKGKKPLKETMSLIQLRPRPPPEKKRKFKVSEEVDANYNDGWWEGVVMEVLGNGRYSVFFRGTRDQLEFDESQMRIHREWANGEWTPPFNEVGEGQENEDKAKLVPTEIRPNNEAAENFSVGSLVEVSSDEEGFEGAWFAATVVKLLDNGNYLIEYHNLRNNDDTDFLQEETDRLHVRPPPPDIGPFKSFKVLEEVDAQHNDGWWVGVISKVLKGQRYKVYFKGNNEELEFKHADIRLHLDWINGKWVRASQALKL; encoded by the exons atgGTAAAAGACCAAGATGAAACGGAGTTACTCAACACTTACTTCACAAATGGCACAGAAATTGAAATCAGCAGTGACGAAGAAGGCTTTCGAGGGGCGTGGTATGAAGGAAGAGTCATACGCCCCATTctcaagaaacaaagaagaaacaaCAACGATGACGACGAAAGTAACAAGAAGCTACGTGTCTTGGTTGAGTACAAAACACTAATGGCtgataaaaaagggaaaaaaccaTTGAAAGAAACTATGAGTTTAATTCAACTACGACCACGACCACCAcctgaaaagaaaaggaagtttAAGGTTAGTGAAGAAGTGGATGCTAATTACAATGATGGGTGGTGGGAAGGTGTGGTTATGGAAGTGTTGGGTAATGGGAGGTATTCTGTGTTCTTTAGAGGAACAAGAGATCAGCTTGAATTTGATGAGTCACAGATGCGTATACATCGCGAGTGGGCTAATGGCGAGTGGACCCCACCGTTTAACGAAGTAGGAGAAGGCCAAGAAAATGAAGATAAGGCG aaacttGTACCTACTGAAATTAGACCCAACAACGAAGCTGCAGAAAATTTTAGTGTAGGGTCATTAGTCGAGGTCAGCAGTGATGAAGAAGGTTTTGAGGGTGCTTGGTTTGCTGCAACTGTTGTTAAGCTTTTAGATAATGGTAACTACCTGATTGAGTATCACAACCTAAGAAACAATGACGATACAGATTTTTTGCAAGAAGAAACTGATCGTTTGCATGTACGACCACCTCCACCTGATATTGGACCTTTTAAAAGCTTCAAAGTCCTCGAAGAAGTTGATGCTCAGCACAATGATGGCTGGTGGGTGGGTGTGATTTCTAAAGTACTTAAAGGTCAGAGATACAAGGTTTACTTTAAGGGGAACAACGAGGAGTTGGAGTTTAAACATGCTGATATAAGGCTGCATCTGGACTGGATTAACGGCAAATGGGTCAGAGCTTCCCAG GCATTGAAGTTGTGA
- the LOC132064390 gene encoding protein AGENET DOMAIN (AGD)-CONTAINING P1 isoform X1 — MVKDQDETELLNTYFTNGTEIEISSDEEGFRGAWYEGRVIRPILKKQRRNNNDDDESNKKLRVLVEYKTLMADKKGKKPLKETMSLIQLRPRPPPEKKRKFKVSEEVDANYNDGWWEGVVMEVLGNGRYSVFFRGTRDQLEFDESQMRIHREWANGEWTPPFNEVGEGQENEDKAKLVPTEIRPNNEAAENFSVGSLVEVSSDEEGFEGAWFAATVVKLLDNGNYLIEYHNLRNNDDTDFLQEETDRLHVRPPPPDIGPFKSFKVLEEVDAQHNDGWWVGVISKVLKGQRYKVYFKGNNEELEFKHADIRLHLDWINGKWVRASQVVFDSCVYS; from the exons atgGTAAAAGACCAAGATGAAACGGAGTTACTCAACACTTACTTCACAAATGGCACAGAAATTGAAATCAGCAGTGACGAAGAAGGCTTTCGAGGGGCGTGGTATGAAGGAAGAGTCATACGCCCCATTctcaagaaacaaagaagaaacaaCAACGATGACGACGAAAGTAACAAGAAGCTACGTGTCTTGGTTGAGTACAAAACACTAATGGCtgataaaaaagggaaaaaaccaTTGAAAGAAACTATGAGTTTAATTCAACTACGACCACGACCACCAcctgaaaagaaaaggaagtttAAGGTTAGTGAAGAAGTGGATGCTAATTACAATGATGGGTGGTGGGAAGGTGTGGTTATGGAAGTGTTGGGTAATGGGAGGTATTCTGTGTTCTTTAGAGGAACAAGAGATCAGCTTGAATTTGATGAGTCACAGATGCGTATACATCGCGAGTGGGCTAATGGCGAGTGGACCCCACCGTTTAACGAAGTAGGAGAAGGCCAAGAAAATGAAGATAAGGCG aaacttGTACCTACTGAAATTAGACCCAACAACGAAGCTGCAGAAAATTTTAGTGTAGGGTCATTAGTCGAGGTCAGCAGTGATGAAGAAGGTTTTGAGGGTGCTTGGTTTGCTGCAACTGTTGTTAAGCTTTTAGATAATGGTAACTACCTGATTGAGTATCACAACCTAAGAAACAATGACGATACAGATTTTTTGCAAGAAGAAACTGATCGTTTGCATGTACGACCACCTCCACCTGATATTGGACCTTTTAAAAGCTTCAAAGTCCTCGAAGAAGTTGATGCTCAGCACAATGATGGCTGGTGGGTGGGTGTGATTTCTAAAGTACTTAAAGGTCAGAGATACAAGGTTTACTTTAAGGGGAACAACGAGGAGTTGGAGTTTAAACATGCTGATATAAGGCTGCATCTGGACTGGATTAACGGCAAATGGGTCAGAGCTTCCCAG GTTGTGTTTGATTCCTGTGTGTACTCATAG